A region of Sesamum indicum cultivar Zhongzhi No. 13 linkage group LG7, S_indicum_v1.0, whole genome shotgun sequence DNA encodes the following proteins:
- the LOC105166053 gene encoding chaperone protein dnaJ 11, chloroplastic: MASTSFALPNRKLGRRFSAIPPPHSPLLRVSSGYATAERISVCRDGNDSPTAYEVLGIQTGATCQEIKSAYRNLARVLHPDVAPKYGDDGASSADEFMRVHAAYATLSDPDKRAVYDNSLFIRRRSAAAFSASGYSEASGRRRTWETDQCW, from the coding sequence ATGGCTTCCACATCATTTGCACTCCCGAATCGCAAACTAGGCCGCAGATTCTCCGCCATTCCGCCGCCGCATTCCCCGCTTCTCCGTGTCTCCTCCGGTTACGCCACCGCCGAGAGGATCTCCGTCTGCCGAGACGGCAACGACTCGCCGACGGCGTACGAAGTGCTCGGGATTCAGACCGGTGCGACGTGTCAGGAGATCAAGTCCGCCTACAGGAATCTGGCCAGAGTTTTGCATCCAGACGTCGCGCCCAAGTACGGAGACGACGGCGCATCTTCCGCCGACGAGTTTATGCGAGTGCACGCGGCGTATGCTACTCTCTCGGATCCAGATAAGCGGGCGGTTTACGACAACTCACTGTTCATTCGACGGCGGAGTGCGGCGGCTTTTTCGGCTAGCGGTTATTCCGAGGCGAGTGGCCGGAGGCGGACCTGGGAGACTGATCAGTGCTGGTGA
- the LOC105166054 gene encoding cell division control protein 48 homolog C-like has product MGRRRGGGEGAKSRSNFDSILRRHIESAAKKNHGTVEELVDHLRSTYPHYARHKLQPFTKRVQQIIQVSSRRNDDMDDSNDDGDTPLMKKRRKIDEKEEKLRLVEARHLRNRNDDVLNSRGGGSSSSVVSASSSEGDDSSDEEVSTSDDAVYGEKFEPELDLMKSMLRENLRRKSKETGKGIEVKQVLELEVVDNKDMKKVNLVTEEGKLGDDLSMINKNNNSGKEGHEANGPMFKDLGGMSGVIEELKMEVIVPLYHPQIPCHLGVKPMAGILLHGPPGCGKTKLAHAIANETGVPFYKISATELVSGVSGASEENIRELFSKAYRTAPSIVFIDEIDAIASKRENLQREMERRIVTQLMTCMDESHRLVKPNDDNADSESSNCRPGYVLVIGATNRPDAVDPALRRPGRFDREIVLGVPDECARVQILSVLTCNLKVEGAFDLVKIARSTPGFVGADLAALANKAGNLAMKRIIDKRKVELSKESQDRDSNEDWWRQPWSHEEMEKLSITMADFEEAAKMVQPSSRREGFSTIPNVKWDDVGGLHLLREEFDRYIVRRIKFPEDYEDFGVDLETGFLLYGPPGCGKTLIAKAVANEAGANFIHIKGPELLNKYVGESELAVRTIFSRARTCSPCILFFDEVDALTTKRGKEGGWVVERLLNQLLVELDGAEQRRGVYVIGATNRPEVMDRAVLRPGRFGKLLYVPLPSPDERGMILKALARKKPIDANMDLMALGRDGACENLSGADLSALMNEAAMAALEEKLTSSYRSLDGVPWTIKDVHFRRALEKISPSVSDKQIQYYKLLSESFKAA; this is encoded by the exons ATGGGAAGGAGACGCGGCGGCGGCGAAGGAGCAAAATCTAGGTCCAATTTCGACAGTATTCTCCGCCGGCATATCGAGTCCGCTGCGAAGAAGAACCACGGAACCGTCGAGGAATTGGTGGACCACCTCCGCTCCACCTACCCACACTATGCCCGGCACAAGCTGCAGCCATTCACTAAACGtgttcaacaaattattcAGGTATCAAGCAGAAGAAACGACGACATGGATGATTCTAACGATGATGGTGATACTCCTCTTATGAAGAAACGAAGGAAAATCGATGAGAAGGAGGAAAAATTGCGGCTCGTTGAAGCTCGACACTTGAGGAATAGGAATGACGACGTTTTGAACAGTAGAGGAGGCGGCTCGTCATCCTCTGTGGTATCTGCCAGTTCTTCGGAAGGAGATGATTCGTCCGATGAGGAGGTGTCTACCTCGGACGACGCCGTCTATGGGGAGAAATTCGAACCGGAGCTTGACTTGATGAAGTCGATGCTACGCGAAAATTTGCGTAGGAAATCGAAGGAGACGGGGAAGGGGATAGAGGTTAAACAAGTCTTGGAGTTGGAGGTTGTGGATAACAAGGATATGAAAAAGGTTAACTTGGTAACTGAAGAAGGTAAATTAGGTGATGATCTGAGTATgattaataagaataataatagtgGCAAGGAGGGGCATGAAGCTAATGGGCCAATGTTTAAGGATTTAGGGGGAATGAGTGGTGTGATTGAGGAATTGAAGATGGAGGTCATTGTGCCATTGTATCATCCGCAGATACCATGTCACTTGGGCGTGAAGCCTATGGCAGGGATTCTATTGCATGGGCCACCAGGATGTGGAAAAACCAAGTTGGCTCATGCCATTGCCAATGAGACTGGAGTGccattttacaaaatttctGCTACTGAGCTGGTGTCTGGAGTTTCAG GTGCATCAGAAGAAAATATTCGAGAGTTATTCTCAAAAGCATACAGGACAGCACCATCTATTGTTTTCATTGATGAAATTGATGCAATTGCTtcaaaaagggaaaatttgCAGAGGGAAATGGAGAGGCGCATTGTGACACAGTTGATGACATGCATGGATGAATCGCACAGGCTTGTGAAACCCAACGACGACAATGCAGATTCTGAAAGTTCTAATTGCAGACCTGGCTATGTACTTGTTATTGGAGCAACAAATAGACCTGATGCTGTTGACCCTGCCTTGAGGAGGCCTGGACGATTTGATCGTGAAATTGTTTTAGGAGTTCCTGATGAATGCGCACGTGTTCAGATTCTCTCAGTGCTAACATGCAATCTTAAGGTTGAAGGTGCTTTTGATCTTGTGAAAATAGCTAGGTCCACTCCAGGATTTGTTGGAGCAGATTTGGCAGCACTAGCCAACAAGGCTGGTAACCTTGCAATGAAGAGAATCATAGACAAGAGAAAGGTTGAGCTTTCAAAAGAATCACAAGACAGGGATTCTAATGAAGATTGGTGGAGGCAACCATGGTCCCATGAAGAAATGGAGAAACTCAGCATAACCATGGCCGATTTTGAG GAAGCTGCTAAAATGGTTCAACCTTCATCTAGAAGAGAAGGATTTTCTACTATACCAAATGTGAAATGGGATGATGTTGGAGGTCTTCATTTGCTTAGGGAGGAATTTGACCGTTACATAGTTAGGCGTATAAAGTTTCCTGAAGATTATGAg GACTTTGGGGTGGACTTGGAGACAGGATTTTTGCTTTATGGTCCTCCAGGCTGCGGAAAGACATTGATTGCCAAGGCTGTTGCTAATGAAGCTGGGGCAAATTTCATACATATTAAG GGTCCTGAGCTTCTTAATAAATATGTTGGTGAAAGTGAGTTGGCAGTGCGGACAATATTTAGTCGTGCAAGGACATGTTCTCCATGTATACTTTTCTTTGATGAG GTGGATGCACTGACGACGAAGCGTGGTAAAGAAGGGGGCTGGGTTGTTGAGCGGCTCTTGAACCAG CTATTGGTAGAACTGGATGGTGCAGAACAGAGACGGGGTGTTTATGTAATTGGTGCTACAAATAG GCCTGAAGTTATGGATCGTGCTGTGCTCCGACCAGGAAGATTTGGGAAGCTTCTGTATGTTCCTCTCCCTAGTCCAGATGAACGAGGGATGATCTTGAAAGCTCTTGCTCGGAAGAAGCCAATAGATGCTAATATGGACTTGATGGCCCTTGGCAGAGATGGTGCTTGTGAAAATCTCAGTGGCGCTGATCTCTCTGCTTTG ATGAACGAAGCCGCCATGGCTGCTCTTGAAGAGAAACTAACATCATCGTACAGAAGTTTGGATGGCGTACCATGGACCATCAAAGATGTACATTTCAGGCGAGCTTTGGAGAAAATCTCTCCTTCTGTTTCAGACAAG CAAATACAATATTACAAGCTTTTATCAGAAAGCTTCAAAGCTGCATGA
- the LOC110012292 gene encoding serine/threonine-protein phosphatase 7 long form homolog encodes MDRRSVYDPRDSTVLSQQAQHRSDDIPDGDLDAVLISRRADGTFWSYFNQNNMSERVQKILHQIGFYGVYRCGRLQLNQHLITALVERWRSETHTFHFRVGEATITLQDVQIIWALPIDGEPVTGIDFDRTTQQWQEYCLTYIGFSPDANVLKGSRLQTSAITSHLAAVEITYNTPQAVVVQYARAVALLLFGGLMCPDSSGNYVSLLYLSKLEDIETARNYSWGSAVLAFLYRELCNASTKGKAAIGGALQLLQIWAWSRITPLCPGLGAQRLFMGQVQMDNNRWLPAAPYGATWNCKHTFTITVRGTVRVIREILDEMLGVVKDYATLSWTWCPTAIYGPKILDEMQADQFIWQPYDMDSDVIMAYADELNPQLWRSSVPLIFYAIVEMHRPERVVRQFGMRQNVPESTDTRDMSLHQISRKNHAGADWSLQHIQYINRWQRRYDTVVHRPLISNRRETERGYWEWYYNITRNFVSSSTDRRVESGYQPGEAPMLQVVG; translated from the exons atgGATAGACGATCAGTCTATGATCCTCGTGATAGTACTGTATTATCTCAACAAGCCCAACATAGGTCTGACGATATTCCAGATGGTGACCTAGACGCCGTACTCATTTCACGGCGTGCGGATGGTACCTTTTGGAGCTACTTTAACCAAAATAATATGTCCGAGCGTGTACAAAAAATCCTACACCAAATAGGATTTTATGGAGTTTATAGATGCGGACGCCTTCAGTTAAATCAACACCTCATCACTGCATTAGTGGAGAGGTGGCGATCGGAGACGCACACTTTCCATTTTCGTGTAGGGGAAGCCACAATTACCCTACAAGATGTACAAATAATTTGGGCACTCCCAATAGACGGCGAGCCGGTGACTGGAATTGATTTCGACCGCACAACACAACAATGGCAAGAATATTGCCTTACTTACATAGGCTTTAGCCCGGATGCAAATGTGTTGAAGGGCTCGAGATTACAGACATCGGCAATTACATCTCATTTGGCGGCGGTCGAAATTACTTATAATACTCCCCAGGCTGTCGTCGTCCAGTACGCACGTGCCGTTGCATTACTTTTATTTGGGGGATTGATGTGCCCAGATTCCTCAGGTAACTATGTCTCATTActatatctttcaaaattagaagatataGAAACCGCGAGGAACTACAGTTGGGGGAGTGCTGTGCTGGCATTTTTATATCGCGAATTGTGCAATGCCAGCACAAAAGGCAAAGCGGCAATTGGTGGAGCGCTGCAATTGCTACAG ATTTGGGCGTGGTCACGGATTACGCCACTTTGTCCTGGACTTGGTGCCCAACGACTATTTATGGGCCAAGTGCAAATGGACAATAATCGCTGGCTCCCAGCagcaccatatggtgctaCTTGGAATTGTAAGCACACTTTCACCATTACAGTTCGGGGAACTGTACGAGTCATACGAGAAATTTTGGATGAGATGTTGGGCGTGGTCAAGGATTACGCCACTTTGTCCTGGACTTGGTGCCCAACGGCTATTTATGGGCCAA AAATTTTGGATGAGATGCAGGCGGATCAg tTCATATGGCAGCCGTATGACATGGACTCGGATGTCATTATGGCTTACGCCGATGAATTGAACCCCCAGTTGTGGAGGTCATCCGTTCCGTTGATATTCTACGCAATAGTTGAAATGCATCGTCCCGAACGAGTTGTTCGCCAATTCGGGATGAGGCAGAATGTACCAGAATCGACGGATACCCGTGATATGAGCCTCCATCAGATTTCCCGTAAAAATCACGCGGGCGCAGATTGGTCTCTGCAACACATACAATACATCAATAGATGGCAAAGACGATATGACACGGTTGTACATAGGCCACTCATTTCTAATAGAAGGGAAACAGAACGAGGTTATTGGGAGTGGTACTAcaacataacaagaaatttcgTGTCGTCATCTACTGATAGACGTGTGGAAAGCGGGTACCAACCTGGAGAAGCACCTATGTTGCAAGTTGTG GGTTGA